The genomic region CTTACGTTATAAGTTTATTCTAAATGCTCTATCATCAAGCACAAGATAGAAGGGTGTATTCCACCCCTCCGTTTTACTACTATGTTAGTAACTCTATTAAAAACGAGTTACTAGCACGTTAGGAAGTGAAGAAAGTTTATTTTGTGTGTGTTATCTGCGATTGATGGTTGCTATCCCattatttgtttctttattgtgTTTTGTACGATAAAGCATTGTTATGTGATCACTTGTGATGacttcatttcaaaatacAAACTAGAGTTTCTGAATAAAAATTTATGATTAGAAACGAATGCAAATAAACTGAAGACCCACATATTATGTGATGTCCGTACCTGAAGAAACGACAGTATTTGGAAACGGATAATGGGATACCTTGTACGTGTTTCAATCCCGTTGATATAGCGatagttttcttttcattaCAGTTGTAATGGACAGCCATCAAAAGGTGGATAGATGAAGGAATTTTCCTTTATCTGTTACCTCTTCATAGATACACACATATCAATCGATTTACTATGATGATCCttacaaaaacaaaagCTGGAATTACTGGCTGAAAGACTACGTGTTGATAAGTTTTTGGCAATAAGACTGATTAATCGATTGATATAGtgaattcttttttcattttcccTGGAGATCAACTTCACTCCAGACTCTACTAACTATTTATTcactttatcaaaagaattattaCAAGCTAAACGAGAAACCTTGGCATGAATATGCCGATACCCAAGAACAGACGttcttgaaaatgattcaaagaGAATACAGAGTGTTTTCATTACTATTTGAAATGAGGAGTCATAGCACTGGGCACTGAAATATTTAAAAAATATGAGTGACACCGCTTTTTATGGTAGGCCTCAGAAACCTGCCGTGACTGATCAAATAGGTCCTTTCCTAGACCTATTAGTTGTCCATTTGTTTACTAATGTCTCTGTAGTCCCTCAGAATCATTTCTTTCGTTTTCACTTTTAATAGCACCTTTTTTTTGGAGAATGTTTCGAATATTCTGCGTCGAATGATGAGCTTTTATAGATGACGAGTCTGACTATTCAGTTGAAGACACAACTATTTTAATACCATTCATGCATTTCTGACTCTTGATTCTTGTATTCgattcaattttcaaaaaaatttaaagatgCAAGCACTATAACTCAGTTCATCCTCCGGAAGAACACACAAGGTTTAGACCTAGACTCTGAACAATTCACGATTGAAAAGCATAGGAATGAGTTCATTCCAAAGGAGAAGAGGTCATACAGTCATGTACTCGTGATGAAAAAGTTTTTAAAAATTGACAAGCATATGTCTTAATCTTTTAGTGACGACAAACTTTAACCGTCTGATATTGAATGTGATATTTTCTCCCTGCTTTAATTCTGTTCAGAAGTTTTAGCCTTTCCATGAGGAGTTCACCACAGCTCCTTACAACACACAATTCGGTTGTTTTCGTTTGTTCCTGTTGGAGAATGTTTATGATGATTATCCACTTTTCACGACGGTCAGCTGTTATCCCCGAAATGTTTATTTGGggatgttgatgatattttgcCTGTGACAGGGCGTGGTACTGATTTCTAATTCTCCAATCAGTCTATTTTTCCGTTTTTACCCATTCGAACTCTTGATCTTGTAGTCGCTTCTCTACTCTTGAAACGCTAAAGCATAATCGTAATTTTAGTTTGAGGACAAACTAGTTCTGATATGTTAGATATTTGAAGTGATGATTGTACGTTTTTGAAGGAGATTCGCTCAATGACTAAACCTTCTTAAATAATTTTTCGATTTGCATGTCAGTCTGATCATATTTTGGTATTTTAAACATATACGAAATCTCATTTGCAATTGCAATCACTTTAGTAACTTGTATACAAATATTTAACTTAAATATGATACGCAGTGCTGTTCAACTCCAAACCTCATGCTGAAGTTTGTGGTCGTATTTTATTTATCaatgtattttctttccataaTTCTATATTTCTTATTAAACTTTCCTTTAATATTCTTGCAgaaaattttccaagagCTCATCGCATAAGAAATAGCATCTCATCGATTCAACGACGAAGACACCGGCTCAGTTAAGTACGGTCAACCGAAACCAAGCACTTTGAGTTTGATAGATATGGGTAAAGATAATCTGATTTTCAAGCTGGACAATTTGGAATACCAAATTCATTATATGAACAATGAAGCTGAACAGTTCCAACCAAGGTTCAAGCAAACTTTGCAGTTCTTCAACTCGAAGAGCAGAAAGACTAATAAGAAAGTTACTAAATTGTTAGAAGCTGCTGACAAGCAAAAAATAAATGGTGAAATCAGCTCACTTCGATTGAAGATTCTTGACCAAAAAATTCATCATGTTTTGCAAAGGTTGCAGACTCACTGGATAAAAAATCCTCTTATTTTAAGAGAACCAGAGGTCGCCAAGATTGGTGCTGAACAGTTTATCAAATATATGTCATACAGCAAGCTAGTGAAGCTTACAATGTCTTTAATGGGTGGGAACAAAACATGTCCAGAATGGTTCCGCGAGCATGAGTTTTACCAAATCAGTAACGATAAGACAAATGAACTGAACCCAAGTCGAATCTATAATGGGGTCTTTTCGAAGAACAAGCTTAATTCATTGGTCTCAAAACTTCTGAATAATAAGAACGTAAAAGATCTCATACAGACATATGAAAATGGTATTCATGTAATTCTCAATGAAAAGGATAAGATTCAGAAGGATACCACTACAGCTTCTACCAAGCAGTCCAAAACAAAATCGGAAGATACATCAACTGATAAAAACATCGATGGAGTGTCAAAAACGGAGAAAGGCGCTACAGAATCTGAATCTGAATCTGATTtattagaagaaaattCAGAAAGGGAAGCTCCTGAACTTGattcagaaacagaagagtTACTTTCAAAACAATACGATGGTTTATTAGTGGGATCTGATGAGGAAAGTGAACCagaatttcaattggacCCAACGATAGACTATAACCAGGTgactgatgaagaagacaaagagGAATATTCTGCTGATGAGGATGACGAGGAAAATTCGGATTCAGACTCCGGAGAGCCCTCTAACAAGAAGCCTAAATATAATCTACCTGAGTTAATGAACGGTTACATTAGTGGCGATGAGGAGgaagatttggatgataAGGTAGCAAGAAAGCAAATCGCAGCTGTGCCTGTGAAGAAGAACCGTAGAGGACAAAGAGCTAGACAAAAAATCTGGGAGAAGAAGTACGGTTCACAAGCTAAGCATGTCCAAAGACAGCTTGAGAAAGAACATAAAGAACGTGAAACAAGACAACAGGAATACGAACAAAGACAAGCAAAACGTGAGGCAAAAGCAGCCCAATTAGCGGAACAACAGAGGAAGCGCGTTTCTCAATACAACTCTCAAAGTTCAACTTCTAACATACCGCCACCACCACAACCGGTCATTACAGCTGATAAGCCTATCCATCCATCCTGGGAGGCTAAGAGGATTGCCgaagagaaacagaagaacGTTAAGTTCCAAGGTAAAAAGATTACCTTTGGTTGATCCTGATAGCATAGATGTTTATCCGCTCAATataaaatatatataaatatatgtatttatttaaatatttgatagaaGATTTGGTAGTATTTGAAGTAGTATCACAATAGAAGAAATGTTTTTAAAATATCCTTTTTAGAAAGGAGTAACGAATGTTGTTGGGAAAGTCTTGACATAAAATCTTCTCAACGTAACACAAAtggaaagaataataaatgataaatgatgaatttacaaaaaagtcttttgtttttctaTGTCCTTAGTTTGTAAGAGAACATTAAACTGTTTCAAAGTTCAACTTCGCCAGTTAATGGatctcttttcttgaagcTCAACAACAAGTCATCTTTAGGGAAGATAGTGGCGAAGACCTTAATCTTTTCAGATAATGGGGTCACTTTGTGTTCCCAATCAGAGAACATGGCAAACTTACCGATTAAACCAGTGAAGGTTTGCATGACGTAGGTTTGACCCAAACAAACGTGAGGACCACAGCCGAAGACCAACCAGTTCTTCTTTGCTTGGTTAGCTGCAGATCCTTCAACCCACCTTTCTGGAATAAATTCATCTGGATCTTCGTAAACCTCTGGGTCATGTAGAGCAGGGTACAAAGTTGGAATCAACATAGAACCCTTTGGAGCAGAGTAAGTTGGAACGACAGGGAAAGACTTCTTCACATAGTATGGAACCATAATGACAGGTGGCCTATAACGAAGGGTTTCCTTAACAACCATGTTTGTGTATTTCATTTCGTCAATCAAATCCATAGACAATTTGACGTTTGGATCATTGTTTCTGACTCTTAATTGTTCTTCTCTAATATTTGCCATGACATCTGGTCTATCAGCGataatttggaaaatcCAACAAGCcaaagaggaagaagcaTCTTGAGAAGCAAACAAAAAGGTGAAAATTGCTTCTGACATTTCTCTGTTAGTGAATTCTCTGTGGTACAACTTGGAATCAGCGTCATCCTTGTTCTTAGCCTCATGCATCAAGGAACACCAAGCATCCAACACACAAGTACTTTCACCACCAGCAGCAATGTGGTCCTTGGCCATTTGAGCACACTGTTCGAAAATTTTCATGGTCATATCAGCCGTCTTCTTACCGTACCAAGTCTTGGTGTATGGGATAATAATTGGGAAGTTCACCAATTCCAAAGCAGCAGTGACCAAATAGTAATCGTCAGCAACTTTTCTAATTTGATCTTCAGTAATGTAATCACCACAGAAGGCCTTTAAAGATAAAGCACACATGATTTCTCTCATATCGTGGAAGAAAACACGAGCCTCGTACTTATTTTCCTTGGACAATTCAATGAATTTCTCAATGTATTTATCCATCAGCAATTCTTGAGAAGGCATGTATTTGGCCAACGCTTGCTTAGTGAACAACCCGTTCAAAGATTTTCTGTAATCCACATGTTCTTTACCATCCAAAAACACCCAATTGCTTGGTCTTAAGATCTTAACTGCAACGTCAACGACACAAGGCTTAACGTATTGAGGagattggaaaatttttctAGCCAAATCCCTGGTAGAAGCGATGACCACGAACTTATGGAAGATGGAAACACAGGACAATGGACCAGAATTCCATTTAGCTAAATATTCTTCGAACTTAGGATCAAAAGACTCCAAGAATGGACCGATAACTGGCCAAACCTTCCATTTTGGACCTGCAATATTTCCCTTTTGTATTTGATAAGACACTTGGTCCCAAACGATAACAATGGCTACCAAAGTGCAAAACAATTTAAAATAAGACATTTGCTGGACAGTTTCAACCAATTGTTGAGCATTAGCTAAACTAAACAGCTTAACGCTAGCCTCAGAGGCCACTTGCGTCGCATTAGATGTCTGAGAAACAACGATATTATCCATTACTTTagaaacaaaatcaaacagAATAACACACACTCCTTCTCTCGGTTCAGGAAAGTTCTAAAAAACAATGATATTCCCTGGAAATGAAGAATGGAAATCTTGCCGTCTTAAAAACAACTTACAATGTCTATTTAGAAGGACCCTTCACTGGAAAAGACTTCTTTCCCATTCGACAGTGATGATGGGATAACGTTTTATATACAGGCTATCgttaattttttttttctttatcgTCGTTTAGCtcaaggaaaaaaaaagcgAATCCGTTTCTTATGATATTCGAATCGACCGATGAGTTGCTAGGCAGATGATTGCGTGAACGATGTGGATGTTACTGCAGATGTTACTGTACATGCAGGTTACGAGATATGTCCGATAAAGGTTTCATTACTTGACAGTTTACAGTGTTATATCGGCGAACCGTTTATGATAAAAAAGTGATTGTTTATTAGCTAGGTTCGGTGGGATATACATGATGATTACGTTTATCATATTCCAGAGAGGCTTTGTTGGAGCCAGCCGATAgttctcttcttttgattaCCATCACTATCCTTGtatattcttttgttttcgaGCATTTGTaccatttcttcttcagatttCCCCTTCTTGATGCCGTTTAAGATGAATTTGTACATTCTCTTCCGTCTAGAGTaagttttcttgttcttaTTGGCTCGCCATTTGTTCCCGAACTTTTGGTCGAGCGATTTGATGCTGGGCCTACCGTCGATGCCTTGGGTGTATTCTCtccatatttctttcacaCTGGATGGTGCCTTGATCATTGTAAATTTGGGTTCCTTCTTGGAGTCCCCGTGTAGTTTTAGTTTATCCGAAGCAGAAGTGGCAATATTGGCAGTAGTAGTGCCAGTAGCAACACCGGTAGCAGCACCAGATGTAGCAGCAGCTGATGCGTTGCTTTCTTGTTTGGGATTTTCTGTGTCTGCAGTTGATCTAATAACTGTTCCTTGGAGTTGACTGCTAGTGTTAGTTGCTGTATCGATGGTATTCATATGGTTATTAGTAGTAGAATTAACAGTTCCGTTGGTCCCCGAAGGATCCCTCCCCTCTATAGAGTTACCTGGTTTCATCGATTTCTTTGTCAAAGTTTCCCTGCCTTCAACGTTATCGTGGTCGTTTACGTCGCGACTATCGTCGTTCTCATCTTCCTCGTCCTCTGCTTCGTCTTCCTCGTCATCTATATCGTCTTCCTCGTCATCAGAATCGCTTGAGTTCGACGATGAATGGGAAGTTGAAGATATCCCAAACTTGATGCTCTTGTCAGAAAGTGGGTGTTGTGATCCGCCGTTGTGAGTtagttgttgatgttgagGCAACATCACTTTTGACAACGCGTCCAGATTCAAATTTGGTAGACTTGCGCTATAATTGATTGGTTGGCTAGTGCTATGGGTCTTGGTATGAGATAGAGTGATCGGAGACTCATTTGACGATGATGggttctttcttcttttcttcaagcCGCTGGGATCTAACATGAATTCGTTGGCAGACTTCGTTAGAAACCTATCTATCTGGTCTTTTGAATTACCAAGTTGGTTCAAATTAACTTGTTCACCAGGTACGTATGACATAGGGGCAGCCATGCTACTTAGCTGCATTGCATTATTATACCCATTCATCGTTTGGCCCATATCATTCCCTTGTGGATTCCCCGCAGGGAATCCATAAGTGTTTTTCCTTATATGCTTATTACTAACGTTGCTGATCGCATTAATCAGTTCCGCGGCGAACGCCCCATCGCCTTGGTTACTCACTTGTCTCtttaatgaaaatatgtTACTCTTTATCTCATCTAAAACATCTATAACCTTGTTTTCCATTTGGTGCATATCGTTCTTCCATAGCGATTGCTGTTGTGAATGAGAATCGATCTTATTGCATACGTTGTCCATCAACATCTCCATTCTTAATATCCTTTGATCTATATCCGCTAACCTCTGAGCTATTTGCACTTGGAAATTTGTCGAACCCCCAGTTGAAATAGAAGGGGTTGATTGCATCGTTGGTTGAGATGGACCGGTActtgctgctgctgccgCTGCGGCAGCAGCTGCGGCAGCGGCAGAATTATTCATGGTATCATCTGCTGGTAACGTAAATGCAGGATCCATATGGCTAGCATTGTTGAGCATCTGTTGATTATTCCTGGCATTCTGTCCATCGACCAAGTTGACTCCCACCGGCTCCTCACTAGTTTCCAGAATTAATCTATCACCAATTAACGTTCCGGATTGAGGCTGTTCCAACAGGTAACTCATCGAATTGGCTACATCACTGTTCATAGTATTACCGAGCCGCGTATTGATCGGCGTAGTACCCATTCCAACGTGCATCTTCATGTTCAAATCCTTGTCTCCCTTTAATTTGCCATTTCTCGCATCTTCTGTTGTCATTATCCCATTATTGGAATCGCCCTCCCTCGGCAAAACCATATTCAACCCACTTAAGCCGTTCGGACTACCATGCAAAGAGTTCTTCCTATTCTCCATGGCGCTCATTATTCTATCAGTAATTAGTTTATCGGTGGTATCAGACTATAATCCAAGTAAAATCAATTTTCCTTCTAAAACTCTGATCCCATTAAACCTATTCGATCCGAACCTCCTAATCCTTAGTTTCTTTCAGCCTCTGATTAAGCTGTCAATATGAAAGAATACCTGGCCAAGACAGAACTGCTATCAGAAGTACTATTAAATATAACGCTTAGAAAGATAGAACAAGTCCGCAGTTCATAAACGTCCAGCTAAAGGGTATAAATGAACGTGTTAGTTTGTTGTCGATGAGCATTCTTTCAACGGTTACGGGCTTCAAAACTatcatttgaagaatcgGTGATATATGAAAGATCGAGCATTACGTCATAAAAACGGAAAGAAAAATCGATCAAGTAATCTGGGGTCACGTGGAAACTCATTTTAATGGTAAATGACATGATAGTGACCGTGAGAGTATGAGGATGGTACAAAATGAAACCATGGGGTTATGTAGATTAGTATTATTTAGGATGTAGTAGGTTTGGTACTTCTTTTTATTACAAATTGTTCGGGAGTGTCTCGAAGAGGAGCGATTGAAAATCCGTGTCGCCGTCAAATAAGCTGCTGAGAAGTTCGTCGAAGGTCATTTTCGGTACTGTAGAGCCCGAAGGATGAGCATTTGTATCGGCGAAGTCCGAGCTATAGATTGGCACTGTAGTTGAGGAGGGTATACCTAGATTTAAAGTAGACGTTTGTTGAGTCGTTGATTGTTTCCTTCTCTGGCTAAAAacatattctttcaattcgCAAATCTTTTCGAATCGTCTTTGCACTACCTTTGGCCAGGTTCTCTTGATGGTCTGAATGGCGTCCATAGTTTTGACGACCATTTCCTCTCTGATATCAAACGCTGAATAATTTATGTCTGGGTGTTTTGTATATTCATAACCAACCGGTAGATTTTCGAAATTCATTCTTGTAGTTGGTTTCTTTAGAATATGAGTTAGCACTATGGAAAGTGCTTGTAACGGGTAGGAATTACGTACCCACCACATCATATTAATGTTACACTTCACTCCGAGGtgtattttcatcaaagattcATTGATGAGCAATAGTGCCTGCACTACTAGATCGTAATTGAAGCTTTCTCCCTGGTGTACGTTTTTGATGTTAATATTAGCGACGGAAAGCCTTAAAATATGGACTAAGATGGCTGATTTTCTAAGCCCAAGTCTTGCTTCGCTTACAAGTAGGTGTATATAGTCCTGATCCTCGTCGGGGAATAACGTCAAGATTTCAGCATTCAAAGAGTTCACTTTTTCCACGGATCTGAGATACTCATTGTTGAGCCGCACGTAATCTTCCTCCACAGAGGGTTTAATCTTGTTTAACTGGTGAAGTAGGTCAGTCCAAACGATACTGCTGTGAAATTTAGTTAAAGAATGCAATGTCTTCAAGTCTTTCTCCCGTTTTGGGAAGTTTCTCACTATTTCAAATAGATCTGGGTTGATATATGATGTCAATCCGTTATAGTATGCGACCAATGAGTCAAGATGTACCACATAACTGTATAAGAATGCTCTTACCGAGCTTGACTTTGTATCACTGGAGAGGCTGCGATGTAAACCGACGATTTGAGAAAACCTCAACAATGCAGCTACCTCACCAACGGCCACGCTACAATGGAATGATCCAACGTAGTACATTAATGTTAGTGCCGTAATGGCAGACATCGATGGTGAAATGTCCGTTCTGTTCAAATATCTGATATTCTGAACGCATTGGAAACATGAATACTTTAACTTATCATAATCAATAGGATCATCTTCTGAGAAATGTTTTCCGGTGAGATATATGTTCGTTACCTGAATCGACACACAACATGAAAATAGAATCGCAAAAAGTACCATTAGGTTATTAAGATCATCGTACgttttgaaattcttccaTAAATCTTTGTATTTAATTTCGAACTCTTCTTGATCCAAGATGGGAATAAATGGAGCTATGTTGTTAAAGAAATATGCGACTAATCTATCACATTGCACTTTGCTGGGTAGCATCTTCAGTATATCTGCAGCAGTGTTCAAACGACCAGAAACGAATGAGAAATCGAAAATGACATACTTGTCCTGATCCTGTGGTACTCTGTCAACAATGTATGACACGATTTGTGATGGATCGCTAAACGGAAACAAACTCAAGGAAATGTATTTGGAATATTCACCCGTGGAATTTACAATCAACTTGAAATTCCTGGCCTCTGTTTCGCTTGATGATGGATTCAACTCCGTAGTTGGCAATGTATCATTCTCAGAAATAGTTTCATTAGTAGAAGATCGGCTGGCAGGAGCCTTTTGATGTATAACTGAACGAAGATTGCTCTGGCGTTGTAAACATCTTTCCAAGACGTGTTCCTCCGTGAAATACTCACAAGGCAAACTTTTTTTGAAGCACCTGGTACATGACGGTTTCTTATGatcacattttcttttgattgaATAGCATCGAATGCACGATTTCGGCGTTCTTTTCCTCACAATCTGTTCTTTAATCTCCTTAGCACTTTTCCCAGCCAGATTATTCGTCATGAGGCTACTGCTGTAGTAACTAGGTCTTGGAGGTTGGTTAGAATATTTCAACGGGTACTTCCAGTATGGTTTATGCTCTTGTCCATTTATGATTGTCTTATAAATCCTTCAATCAATGGATGCTGATCTGCTATATTTCTACTGTAAAGACTCTAATATAATGACAAATATTTTTCGCTCAGCAATGACTTCCTCAATATCGAACGCAGCCGCAATAAACTGAACTAGATAAATCACTCAGGTTGACCTTTGCCTTGAAGCAAGCCATTGCATTTGACGATGAATGAATGCTCTTTATCTACTATAATGgattttcatatttttaAATGTGGTCCCAGTCTTCTCTGCATGataaaaacaaacaagTGCTCTCTTAGAAACACTTTAGACTTGGAAGTTAGGTAAAGAGAAGCCTATATGCATATGTAAATGACTCAACTAAAGAGAATTAAAAACAATGTTATTAAATTGTAGATTAACGGCGCAGTGCTCATTGTCCTGTCAATTGAGCTTTGTAAGCTGTGGTTGCCACCTTTACACCCCAATCCCAATGGATATCATCGACATAGTCAAAAGAACCATCCTCTTTGAAGATTCTGTACTTCTTGACGTCGTCCGAATCCCATGAATCTaagcttttgaaattaaggAATTGCAAGTATGGTTGCAACCACTCGTTAATATGGATTCTTTCCTCATCAGTGTACCCTTCTCTTAGACAGTAAAACCAAAGGCTGAAGTCCCCAGCATGTGGAACTCTATCGTCGGGTTCGATATGGTTATCCAACCATTTAGCCCTGTAAGAGACTCTATAACGGAAGATATTCTTTGAAGGGAACCCGTGTTCAACCAGTTTATGCAAATAACCTCTTCCTGAAGCGTAGACTTGACCATCACCAATGATGTCACCATATGCTACCCTCAAATCTTCCTTCAAAGTAGGGCTTGCAGGGTTCAATTTATCCACCTTGTATAAATCAAGTAATGAATCGACAATGTTCTTTGGATAGTAATTACCCACTTGAACTGGTAGTTCTCCCAATGTTTGTGGTGTGTTTAGAAGAGAATATTTCAGCGGTTCATTATCAACTTCACCGCACAGAATTCTGAATTTGTCACCTTTAATGGAGAGTAACCTTCTTGCGTATTCTCCAGAATCCAAATCTTTAATCAAAGTGGAAGAGATAAACTTGTCGTCAGTGACAGCTCTGAAAGTATGGTGTGTCAAAGTTGGGATGAAATCCTCGATAAATGGTGCGTCAAGTTCACGTAATACAGCTAATTTCTCTTGCCCTGATGCCTTGGGGTCTATGTCCAATTTCTCCACAATTTCATCGAATTGTTCCTGacattcttcaattgtttttgGTTGAACGTAAACCaagtttgaaaagaataaagcttgtttgatgatttgattatcCTCTGGATGGTACAATTCGTATGCTAATTGGAAGAACGTGGAATACGCACCGGCAGAGATCCCACCAACGGAAATTTTATCTGGGTTACCACCAAAGTATTTGATGTACTTGTAAGTCCATTCAATGGCCAAACGTTGATCCCAGAATCcaaaattggaagaagcttcatcttcttccaagaGTTCTTTACCAGAGAGGAACCCAAACATGTTTAACCTATAACCTGGTGTTACTAGAATGTATTTCTGGgtaaattcttcatcgtcGAACATCTCATTGgtattgaagaattcgCTGTAAGGAGAAGAGTATTGCAACCATCCACCATGAATATAGACTAGTACAGGCCAACCATCGGATTCCTTATATTTATCACTTGAGGGAACCCATATGTTCAACTTGTTAATGTTCTCATCTGATGGGGACTTAGTGTACCTGAATGCAGGGTTAGGAACACTTGGTTGAGGGCATTTCAACCCAAATTCCTTATAGTCACCTGTATAATCGAAATCATCTGCTAATGGGACCGGCCTCTTAAACCGATTTTCCTTGGTGAAAGGTTCCGCATACGGAATCTGAGCGAACCTGTGTGTTGTGACATTGTTTGTCCTTGGTGATTTGAAAGTGTAACCTGTCAAAGTTCCTTGACCTGGGATTGAAATAGGGAAAGGCGTGGTACCTTCAGTAGAAACAACTTGTCCCATGCTGTTGTTGCGTTGACTTCCTTGTGTATTCTGTTACTTGCCTTATACTTCTTAAGATCATCAATACAACTTGGTAATAGCTCCAATTGTCACgcttatatatatatatgtggCCTAATGAAAATGCAGCAATGGTTCAGTATACTACCCATATCTTAAATGGCAGACAAAGCACTCAAATCAAACAACAGACAGAGTGGATTTAACAATACACGGGAATATACACTTTCCCTATTCCTCTATCGACCGCTGAGGATGAGTATGTACCATTTTAAGACTTTGTCCGAACCTTTCGTTCCACGGTTGCATAAATCTAGGTTCAAAAGCTCATCGATCGGTCGGTATCTTTACCGAGGTTTTTCTCGACCGCAGTTGCTCGAATGTTTCTAGTAGGTGGAGATAACAAAACTG from Kluyveromyces lactis strain NRRL Y-1140 chromosome D complete sequence harbors:
- a CDS encoding uncharacterized protein (conserved hypothetical protein); this encodes MTNNLAGKSAKEIKEQIVRKRTPKSCIRCYSIKRKCDHKKPSCTRCFKKSLPCEYFTEEHVLERCLQRQSNLRSVIHQKAPASRSSTNETISENDTLPTTELNPSSSETEARNFKLIVNSTGEYSKYISLSLFPFSDPSQIVSYIVDRVPQDQDKYVIFDFSFVSGRLNTAADILKMLPSKVQCDRLVAYFFNNIAPFIPILDQEEFEIKYKDLWKNFKTYDDLNNLMVLFAILFSCCVSIQVTNIYLTGKHFSEDDPIDYDKLKYSCFQCVQNIRYLNRTDISPSMSAITALTLMYYVGSFHCSVAVGEVAALLRFSQIVGLHRSLSSDTKSSSVRAFLYSYVVHLDSLVAYYNGLTSYINPDLFEIVRNFPKREKDLKTLHSLTKFHSSIVWTDLLHQLNKIKPSVEEDYVRLNNEYLRSVEKVNSLNAEILTLFPDEDQDYIHLLVSEARLGLRKSAILVHILRLSVANINIKNVHQGESFNYDLVVQALLLINESLMKIHLGVKCNINMMWWVRNSYPLQALSIVLTHILKKPTTRMNFENLPVGYEYTKHPDINYSAFDIREEMVVKTMDAIQTIKRTWPKVVQRRFEKICELKEYVFSQRRKQSTTQQTSTLNLGIPSSTTVPIYSSDFADTNAHPSGSTVPKMTFDELLSSLFDGDTDFQSLLFETLPNNL
- a CDS encoding uncharacterized protein (similar to uniprot|O94493 Schizosaccharomyces pombe SPCC417 SPCC417.12 protein), encoding MGQVVSTEGTTPFPISIPGQGTLTGYTFKSPRTNNVTTHRFAQIPYAEPFTKENRFKRPVPLADDFDYTGDYKEFGLKCPQPSVPNPAFRYTKSPSDENINKLNIWVPSSDKYKESDGWPVLVYIHGGWLQYSSPYSEFFNTNEMFDDEEFTQKYILVTPGYRLNMFGFLSGKELLEEDEASSNFGFWDQRLAIEWTYKYIKYFGGNPDKISVGGISAGAYSTFFQLAYELYHPEDNQIIKQALFFSNLVYVQPKTIEECQEQFDEIVEKLDIDPKASGQEKLAVLRELDAPFIEDFIPTLTHHTFRAVTDDKFISSTLIKDLDSGEYARRLLSIKGDKFRILCGEVDNEPLKYSLLNTPQTLGELPVQVGNYYPKNIVDSLLDLYKVDKLNPASPTLKEDLRVAYGDIIGDGQVYASGRGYLHKLVEHGFPSKNIFRYRVSYRAKWLDNHIEPDDRVPHAGDFSLWFYCLREGYTDEERIHINEWLQPYLQFLNFKSLDSWDSDDVKKYRIFKEDGSFDYVDDIHWDWGVKVATTAYKAQLTGQ